The Carassius carassius chromosome 34, fCarCar2.1, whole genome shotgun sequence genome has a segment encoding these proteins:
- the LOC132114632 gene encoding YTH domain-containing family protein 1-like isoform X2 produces the protein MSTSSIDPQTSKGQDAKVQNGSLHQKETVHDNDFEPYLTGQSNPNNSYQSMTDPYLSSYYAPSIGFPYPLSEAPWSTGGDPPIPYLTPYAPLSNGDHHFMHDTVFGQPGGLGSSIYPHRFNFFPENPAFSAWGTSGSQGQQTPSSAYGGSYSYPPSSLGGTLVPDGQTGFPSDTLNKAPGMNSLEQGMVGLKIGGDVTGGGSGVKTVGSVIGGGPVAAAVATGNGGTPIGMPPPKPTSWAAIASKPAKPQQLKVKSKPGMPLAGGTLPPPPIKHNMDIGTWDNKGPVTKVASPLPPHQQQQPPLHSQGHLPSHHHGLPPPPHPPMPSAQSLAQQMVMQGPPPPQPYQNHTPAPPLQTRWIAPRNRNPGYGGGGSMDSSGSSSGGGVGNGGGGGPPGSGAIESHPVLEKLRAAHSYNPKDFDWNLKNGRVFIIKSYSEDDIHRSIKYSIWCSTEHGNKRLDSAFRGINGKGPVYLLFSVNGSGHFCGVAEMRSPVDYGTSAGVWAQDKWKGKFDVDWLFVKDVPNSQLRHIRLENNDNKPVTNSRDTQEVPLEKAKQVLKIIATYKHTTSIFDDFSHYEKRQEEEEVHLEPAPLQNRSRLDQERQNRNKQ, from the exons ATGTCTACCAGCAGTATTGACCCACAG ACATCCAAAGGGCAAGACGCTAAAG TGCAAAATGGCTCTCTTCATCAGAAGGAAACGGTCCACGACAATGACTTTGAACCATACCTCACTGGCCAGTCTAATCCG AATAACAGTTACCAATCAATGACCGACCCCTACCTGTCTAGCTACTATGCCCCCTCGATTGGGTTCCCGTACCCCCTCAGCGAGGCGCCCTGGTCCACCGGTGGAGATCCGCCAATCCCGTACCTCACTCCATATGCCCCCCTCAGCAATGGGGATCATCACTTCATGCATGACACTGTGTTCGGACAGCCAGGGGGTCTGGGAAGTAGCATCTATCCACACCGCTTTAACTTTTTCCCTGAAAACCCAGCATTTTCTGCCTGGGGTACAAGCGGCTCCCAGGGCCAGCAGACTCCGAGTTCTGCATACGGGGGCAGTTACAGTTACCCGCCCAGTTCATTAGGTGGCACCCTGGTACCCGATGGTCAAACGGGCTTCCCAAGCGACACCCTGAATAAGGCCCCAGGTATGAATAGCTTAGAGCAGGGCATGGTAGGGTTGAAGATTGGTGGTGATGTGACTGGAGGTGGTTCTGGAGTGAAGACGGTGGGCTCGGTGATTGGTGGAGGGCCGGTGGCGGCAGCTGTGGCCACGGGCAACGGCGGGACTCCAATCGGGATGCCGCCTCCCAAACCCACATCTTGGGCAGCCATTGCGAGCAAACCGGCCAAGCCCCAGCAACTGAAAGTGAAGAGCAAGCCGGGGATGCCCTTGGCTGGAGGCACCCTGCCCCCACCACCCATCAAACACAACATGGACATTGGCACCTGGGATAATAAGGGGCCTGTGACTAAAGTAGCCTCACCACTGCCGCCCCACCAACAGCAGCAGCCTCCGCTCCACTCCCAGGGTCACCTACCATCTCACCATCATGGGCTCCCTCCCCCACCTCACCCCCCTATGCCGTCTGCCCAATCACTTGCTCAGCAGATGGTGATGCAGGGTCCGCCCCCTCCACAGCCTTACCAGAACCACACCCCTGCTCCTCCCCTTCAAACCCGGTGGATCGCCCCACGTAACCGTAACCCTGGTTATGGTGGGGGTGGCAGCATGGACAGTAGTGGCTCATCAAGCGGTGGAGGAGTCGGCAATGGTGGTGGCGGCGGACCTCCAGGTTCCGGTGCTATTGAATCCCACCCGGTCCTTGAAAAGTTGCGTGCGGCACACAGCTACAATCCCAAGGACTTTGATTGGAACCTGAAAAATGGGCGGGTTTTCATCATTAAGAGCTACTCTGAGGACGACATCCACCGCTCCATCAAGTACTCCATCTGGTGCAGCACGGAACACGGTAACAAGCGGCTGGATTCTGCATTTCGCGGCATCAACGGCAAGGGTCCTGTCTATCTGCTGTTCAGTGTCAACGGCAGCGGACACTTCTGCGGCGTGGCAGAGATGCGCTCACCTGTAGACTACGGCACCAGTGCCGGcgtttgggcacaggacaaatgGAAGGGCAAATTTGATGTGGACTGGCTGTTTGTTAAAGACGTGCCCAACAGCCAGCTCAGGCACATCCGTCTAGAGAACAATGACAACAAGCCCGTGACCAACTCCCGTGACACGCAGGAGGTGCCTCTGGAGAAGGCCAAGCAGGTGCTGAAGATCATCGCCACCTACAAACACACCACCTCCATCTTCGATGACTTCTCACACTACGAGAAAcggcaggaagaggaagaggtg CACCTAGAGCCTGCTCCTCTCCAGAACCGATCCCGACTTGATCAA GAACGCCAGAACCGAAATAAACAATAG
- the LOC132114632 gene encoding YTH domain-containing family protein 1-like isoform X1, translating into MSTSSIDPQTSKGQDAKVQNGSLHQKETVHDNDFEPYLTGQSNPNNSYQSMTDPYLSSYYAPSIGFPYPLSEAPWSTGGDPPIPYLTPYAPLSNGDHHFMHDTVFGQPGGLGSSIYPHRFNFFPENPAFSAWGTSGSQGQQTPSSAYGGSYSYPPSSLGGTLVPDGQTGFPSDTLNKAPGMNSLEQGMVGLKIGGDVTGGGSGVKTVGSVIGGGPVAAAVATGNGGTPIGMPPPKPTSWAAIASKPAKPQQLKVKSKPGMPLAGGTLPPPPIKHNMDIGTWDNKGPVTKVASPLPPHQQQQPPLHSQGHLPSHHHGLPPPPHPPMPSAQSLAQQMVMQGPPPPQPYQNHTPAPPLQTRWIAPRNRNPGYGGGGSMDSSGSSSGGGVGNGGGGGPPGSGAIESHPVLEKLRAAHSYNPKDFDWNLKNGRVFIIKSYSEDDIHRSIKYSIWCSTEHGNKRLDSAFRGINGKGPVYLLFSVNGSGHFCGVAEMRSPVDYGTSAGVWAQDKWKGKFDVDWLFVKDVPNSQLRHIRLENNDNKPVTNSRDTQEVPLEKAKQVLKIIATYKHTTSIFDDFSHYEKRQEEEEVVRKHLEPAPLQNRSRLDQERQNRNKQ; encoded by the exons ATGTCTACCAGCAGTATTGACCCACAG ACATCCAAAGGGCAAGACGCTAAAG TGCAAAATGGCTCTCTTCATCAGAAGGAAACGGTCCACGACAATGACTTTGAACCATACCTCACTGGCCAGTCTAATCCG AATAACAGTTACCAATCAATGACCGACCCCTACCTGTCTAGCTACTATGCCCCCTCGATTGGGTTCCCGTACCCCCTCAGCGAGGCGCCCTGGTCCACCGGTGGAGATCCGCCAATCCCGTACCTCACTCCATATGCCCCCCTCAGCAATGGGGATCATCACTTCATGCATGACACTGTGTTCGGACAGCCAGGGGGTCTGGGAAGTAGCATCTATCCACACCGCTTTAACTTTTTCCCTGAAAACCCAGCATTTTCTGCCTGGGGTACAAGCGGCTCCCAGGGCCAGCAGACTCCGAGTTCTGCATACGGGGGCAGTTACAGTTACCCGCCCAGTTCATTAGGTGGCACCCTGGTACCCGATGGTCAAACGGGCTTCCCAAGCGACACCCTGAATAAGGCCCCAGGTATGAATAGCTTAGAGCAGGGCATGGTAGGGTTGAAGATTGGTGGTGATGTGACTGGAGGTGGTTCTGGAGTGAAGACGGTGGGCTCGGTGATTGGTGGAGGGCCGGTGGCGGCAGCTGTGGCCACGGGCAACGGCGGGACTCCAATCGGGATGCCGCCTCCCAAACCCACATCTTGGGCAGCCATTGCGAGCAAACCGGCCAAGCCCCAGCAACTGAAAGTGAAGAGCAAGCCGGGGATGCCCTTGGCTGGAGGCACCCTGCCCCCACCACCCATCAAACACAACATGGACATTGGCACCTGGGATAATAAGGGGCCTGTGACTAAAGTAGCCTCACCACTGCCGCCCCACCAACAGCAGCAGCCTCCGCTCCACTCCCAGGGTCACCTACCATCTCACCATCATGGGCTCCCTCCCCCACCTCACCCCCCTATGCCGTCTGCCCAATCACTTGCTCAGCAGATGGTGATGCAGGGTCCGCCCCCTCCACAGCCTTACCAGAACCACACCCCTGCTCCTCCCCTTCAAACCCGGTGGATCGCCCCACGTAACCGTAACCCTGGTTATGGTGGGGGTGGCAGCATGGACAGTAGTGGCTCATCAAGCGGTGGAGGAGTCGGCAATGGTGGTGGCGGCGGACCTCCAGGTTCCGGTGCTATTGAATCCCACCCGGTCCTTGAAAAGTTGCGTGCGGCACACAGCTACAATCCCAAGGACTTTGATTGGAACCTGAAAAATGGGCGGGTTTTCATCATTAAGAGCTACTCTGAGGACGACATCCACCGCTCCATCAAGTACTCCATCTGGTGCAGCACGGAACACGGTAACAAGCGGCTGGATTCTGCATTTCGCGGCATCAACGGCAAGGGTCCTGTCTATCTGCTGTTCAGTGTCAACGGCAGCGGACACTTCTGCGGCGTGGCAGAGATGCGCTCACCTGTAGACTACGGCACCAGTGCCGGcgtttgggcacaggacaaatgGAAGGGCAAATTTGATGTGGACTGGCTGTTTGTTAAAGACGTGCCCAACAGCCAGCTCAGGCACATCCGTCTAGAGAACAATGACAACAAGCCCGTGACCAACTCCCGTGACACGCAGGAGGTGCCTCTGGAGAAGGCCAAGCAGGTGCTGAAGATCATCGCCACCTACAAACACACCACCTCCATCTTCGATGACTTCTCACACTACGAGAAAcggcaggaagaggaagaggtggTAAGAAAG CACCTAGAGCCTGCTCCTCTCCAGAACCGATCCCGACTTGATCAA GAACGCCAGAACCGAAATAAACAATAG
- the LOC132114632 gene encoding YTH domain-containing family protein 1-like isoform X5 — MSTSSIDPQTSKGQDAKVQNGSLHQKETVHDNDFEPYLTGQSNPNNSYQSMTDPYLSSYYAPSIGFPYPLSEAPWSTGGDPPIPYLTPYAPLSNGDHHFMHDTVFGQPGGLGSSIYPHRFNFFPENPAFSAWGTSGSQGQQTPSSAYGGSYSYPPSSLGGTLVPDGQTGFPSDTLNKAPGMNSLEQGMVGLKIGGDVTGGGSGVKTVGSVIGGGPVAAAVATGNGGTPIGMPPPKPTSWAAIASKPAKPQQLKVKSKPGMPLAGGTLPPPPIKHNMDIGTWDNKGPVTKVASPLPPHQQQQPPLHSQGHLPSHHHGLPPPPHPPMPSAQSLAQQMVMQGPPPPQPYQNHTPAPPLQTRWIAPRNRNPGYGGGGSMDSSGSSSGGGVGNGGGGGPPGSGAIESHPVLEKLRAAHSYNPKDFDWNLKNGRVFIIKSYSEDDIHRSIKYSIWCSTEHGNKRLDSAFRGINGKGPVYLLFSVNGSGHFCGVAEMRSPVDYGTSAGVWAQDKWKGKFDVDWLFVKDVPNSQLRHIRLENNDNKPVTNSRDTQEVPLEKAKQVLKIIATYKHTTSIFDDFSHYEKRQEEEEVDGLAIIEHCKHIT, encoded by the exons ATGTCTACCAGCAGTATTGACCCACAG ACATCCAAAGGGCAAGACGCTAAAG TGCAAAATGGCTCTCTTCATCAGAAGGAAACGGTCCACGACAATGACTTTGAACCATACCTCACTGGCCAGTCTAATCCG AATAACAGTTACCAATCAATGACCGACCCCTACCTGTCTAGCTACTATGCCCCCTCGATTGGGTTCCCGTACCCCCTCAGCGAGGCGCCCTGGTCCACCGGTGGAGATCCGCCAATCCCGTACCTCACTCCATATGCCCCCCTCAGCAATGGGGATCATCACTTCATGCATGACACTGTGTTCGGACAGCCAGGGGGTCTGGGAAGTAGCATCTATCCACACCGCTTTAACTTTTTCCCTGAAAACCCAGCATTTTCTGCCTGGGGTACAAGCGGCTCCCAGGGCCAGCAGACTCCGAGTTCTGCATACGGGGGCAGTTACAGTTACCCGCCCAGTTCATTAGGTGGCACCCTGGTACCCGATGGTCAAACGGGCTTCCCAAGCGACACCCTGAATAAGGCCCCAGGTATGAATAGCTTAGAGCAGGGCATGGTAGGGTTGAAGATTGGTGGTGATGTGACTGGAGGTGGTTCTGGAGTGAAGACGGTGGGCTCGGTGATTGGTGGAGGGCCGGTGGCGGCAGCTGTGGCCACGGGCAACGGCGGGACTCCAATCGGGATGCCGCCTCCCAAACCCACATCTTGGGCAGCCATTGCGAGCAAACCGGCCAAGCCCCAGCAACTGAAAGTGAAGAGCAAGCCGGGGATGCCCTTGGCTGGAGGCACCCTGCCCCCACCACCCATCAAACACAACATGGACATTGGCACCTGGGATAATAAGGGGCCTGTGACTAAAGTAGCCTCACCACTGCCGCCCCACCAACAGCAGCAGCCTCCGCTCCACTCCCAGGGTCACCTACCATCTCACCATCATGGGCTCCCTCCCCCACCTCACCCCCCTATGCCGTCTGCCCAATCACTTGCTCAGCAGATGGTGATGCAGGGTCCGCCCCCTCCACAGCCTTACCAGAACCACACCCCTGCTCCTCCCCTTCAAACCCGGTGGATCGCCCCACGTAACCGTAACCCTGGTTATGGTGGGGGTGGCAGCATGGACAGTAGTGGCTCATCAAGCGGTGGAGGAGTCGGCAATGGTGGTGGCGGCGGACCTCCAGGTTCCGGTGCTATTGAATCCCACCCGGTCCTTGAAAAGTTGCGTGCGGCACACAGCTACAATCCCAAGGACTTTGATTGGAACCTGAAAAATGGGCGGGTTTTCATCATTAAGAGCTACTCTGAGGACGACATCCACCGCTCCATCAAGTACTCCATCTGGTGCAGCACGGAACACGGTAACAAGCGGCTGGATTCTGCATTTCGCGGCATCAACGGCAAGGGTCCTGTCTATCTGCTGTTCAGTGTCAACGGCAGCGGACACTTCTGCGGCGTGGCAGAGATGCGCTCACCTGTAGACTACGGCACCAGTGCCGGcgtttgggcacaggacaaatgGAAGGGCAAATTTGATGTGGACTGGCTGTTTGTTAAAGACGTGCCCAACAGCCAGCTCAGGCACATCCGTCTAGAGAACAATGACAACAAGCCCGTGACCAACTCCCGTGACACGCAGGAGGTGCCTCTGGAGAAGGCCAAGCAGGTGCTGAAGATCATCGCCACCTACAAACACACCACCTCCATCTTCGATGACTTCTCACACTACGAGAAAcggcaggaagaggaagaggtg GATGGATTGGCCATCATTGAGCACTGCAAACACAT CACCTAG
- the LOC132114632 gene encoding YTH domain-containing family protein 1-like isoform X3, which produces MSTSSIDPQTSKGQDAKVQNGSLHQKETVHDNDFEPYLTGQSNPNNSYQSMTDPYLSSYYAPSIGFPYPLSEAPWSTGGDPPIPYLTPYAPLSNGDHHFMHDTVFGQPGGLGSSIYPHRFNFFPENPAFSAWGTSGSQGQQTPSSAYGGSYSYPPSSLGGTLVPDGQTGFPSDTLNKAPGMNSLEQGMVGLKIGGDVTGGGSGVKTVGSVIGGGPVAAAVATGNGGTPIGMPPPKPTSWAAIASKPAKPQQLKVKSKPGMPLAGGTLPPPPIKHNMDIGTWDNKGPVTKVASPLPPHQQQQPPLHSQGHLPSHHHGLPPPPHPPMPSAQSLAQQMVMQGPPPPQPYQNHTPAPPLQTRWIAPRNRNPGYGGGGSMDSSGSSSGGGVGNGGGGGPPGSGAIESHPVLEKLRAAHSYNPKDFDWNLKNGRVFIIKSYSEDDIHRSIKYSIWCSTEHGNKRLDSAFRGINGKGPVYLLFSVNGSGHFCGVAEMRSPVDYGTSAGVWAQDKWKGKFDVDWLFVKDVPNSQLRHIRLENNDNKPVTNSRDTQEVPLEKAKQVLKIIATYKHTTSIFDDFSHYEKRQEEEEVVRKDGLAIIEHCKHIT; this is translated from the exons ATGTCTACCAGCAGTATTGACCCACAG ACATCCAAAGGGCAAGACGCTAAAG TGCAAAATGGCTCTCTTCATCAGAAGGAAACGGTCCACGACAATGACTTTGAACCATACCTCACTGGCCAGTCTAATCCG AATAACAGTTACCAATCAATGACCGACCCCTACCTGTCTAGCTACTATGCCCCCTCGATTGGGTTCCCGTACCCCCTCAGCGAGGCGCCCTGGTCCACCGGTGGAGATCCGCCAATCCCGTACCTCACTCCATATGCCCCCCTCAGCAATGGGGATCATCACTTCATGCATGACACTGTGTTCGGACAGCCAGGGGGTCTGGGAAGTAGCATCTATCCACACCGCTTTAACTTTTTCCCTGAAAACCCAGCATTTTCTGCCTGGGGTACAAGCGGCTCCCAGGGCCAGCAGACTCCGAGTTCTGCATACGGGGGCAGTTACAGTTACCCGCCCAGTTCATTAGGTGGCACCCTGGTACCCGATGGTCAAACGGGCTTCCCAAGCGACACCCTGAATAAGGCCCCAGGTATGAATAGCTTAGAGCAGGGCATGGTAGGGTTGAAGATTGGTGGTGATGTGACTGGAGGTGGTTCTGGAGTGAAGACGGTGGGCTCGGTGATTGGTGGAGGGCCGGTGGCGGCAGCTGTGGCCACGGGCAACGGCGGGACTCCAATCGGGATGCCGCCTCCCAAACCCACATCTTGGGCAGCCATTGCGAGCAAACCGGCCAAGCCCCAGCAACTGAAAGTGAAGAGCAAGCCGGGGATGCCCTTGGCTGGAGGCACCCTGCCCCCACCACCCATCAAACACAACATGGACATTGGCACCTGGGATAATAAGGGGCCTGTGACTAAAGTAGCCTCACCACTGCCGCCCCACCAACAGCAGCAGCCTCCGCTCCACTCCCAGGGTCACCTACCATCTCACCATCATGGGCTCCCTCCCCCACCTCACCCCCCTATGCCGTCTGCCCAATCACTTGCTCAGCAGATGGTGATGCAGGGTCCGCCCCCTCCACAGCCTTACCAGAACCACACCCCTGCTCCTCCCCTTCAAACCCGGTGGATCGCCCCACGTAACCGTAACCCTGGTTATGGTGGGGGTGGCAGCATGGACAGTAGTGGCTCATCAAGCGGTGGAGGAGTCGGCAATGGTGGTGGCGGCGGACCTCCAGGTTCCGGTGCTATTGAATCCCACCCGGTCCTTGAAAAGTTGCGTGCGGCACACAGCTACAATCCCAAGGACTTTGATTGGAACCTGAAAAATGGGCGGGTTTTCATCATTAAGAGCTACTCTGAGGACGACATCCACCGCTCCATCAAGTACTCCATCTGGTGCAGCACGGAACACGGTAACAAGCGGCTGGATTCTGCATTTCGCGGCATCAACGGCAAGGGTCCTGTCTATCTGCTGTTCAGTGTCAACGGCAGCGGACACTTCTGCGGCGTGGCAGAGATGCGCTCACCTGTAGACTACGGCACCAGTGCCGGcgtttgggcacaggacaaatgGAAGGGCAAATTTGATGTGGACTGGCTGTTTGTTAAAGACGTGCCCAACAGCCAGCTCAGGCACATCCGTCTAGAGAACAATGACAACAAGCCCGTGACCAACTCCCGTGACACGCAGGAGGTGCCTCTGGAGAAGGCCAAGCAGGTGCTGAAGATCATCGCCACCTACAAACACACCACCTCCATCTTCGATGACTTCTCACACTACGAGAAAcggcaggaagaggaagaggtggTAAGAAAG GATGGATTGGCCATCATTGAGCACTGCAAACACAT CACCTAG
- the LOC132114632 gene encoding YTH domain-containing family protein 1-like isoform X4, which yields MSTSSIDPQTSKGQDAKVQNGSLHQKETVHDNDFEPYLTGQSNPNNSYQSMTDPYLSSYYAPSIGFPYPLSEAPWSTGGDPPIPYLTPYAPLSNGDHHFMHDTVFGQPGGLGSSIYPHRFNFFPENPAFSAWGTSGSQGQQTPSSAYGGSYSYPPSSLGGTLVPDGQTGFPSDTLNKAPGMNSLEQGMVGLKIGGDVTGGGSGVKTVGSVIGGGPVAAAVATGNGGTPIGMPPPKPTSWAAIASKPAKPQQLKVKSKPGMPLAGGTLPPPPIKHNMDIGTWDNKGPVTKVASPLPPHQQQQPPLHSQGHLPSHHHGLPPPPHPPMPSAQSLAQQMVMQGPPPPQPYQNHTPAPPLQTRWIAPRNRNPGYGGGGSMDSSGSSSGGGVGNGGGGGPPGSGAIESHPVLEKLRAAHSYNPKDFDWNLKNGRVFIIKSYSEDDIHRSIKYSIWCSTEHGNKRLDSAFRGINGKGPVYLLFSVNGSGHFCGVAEMRSPVDYGTSAGVWAQDKWKGKFDVDWLFVKDVPNSQLRHIRLENNDNKPVTNSRDTQEVPLEKAKQVLKIIATYKHTTSIFDDFSHYEKRQEEEEVVRKDGLAIIEHCKHM from the exons ATGTCTACCAGCAGTATTGACCCACAG ACATCCAAAGGGCAAGACGCTAAAG TGCAAAATGGCTCTCTTCATCAGAAGGAAACGGTCCACGACAATGACTTTGAACCATACCTCACTGGCCAGTCTAATCCG AATAACAGTTACCAATCAATGACCGACCCCTACCTGTCTAGCTACTATGCCCCCTCGATTGGGTTCCCGTACCCCCTCAGCGAGGCGCCCTGGTCCACCGGTGGAGATCCGCCAATCCCGTACCTCACTCCATATGCCCCCCTCAGCAATGGGGATCATCACTTCATGCATGACACTGTGTTCGGACAGCCAGGGGGTCTGGGAAGTAGCATCTATCCACACCGCTTTAACTTTTTCCCTGAAAACCCAGCATTTTCTGCCTGGGGTACAAGCGGCTCCCAGGGCCAGCAGACTCCGAGTTCTGCATACGGGGGCAGTTACAGTTACCCGCCCAGTTCATTAGGTGGCACCCTGGTACCCGATGGTCAAACGGGCTTCCCAAGCGACACCCTGAATAAGGCCCCAGGTATGAATAGCTTAGAGCAGGGCATGGTAGGGTTGAAGATTGGTGGTGATGTGACTGGAGGTGGTTCTGGAGTGAAGACGGTGGGCTCGGTGATTGGTGGAGGGCCGGTGGCGGCAGCTGTGGCCACGGGCAACGGCGGGACTCCAATCGGGATGCCGCCTCCCAAACCCACATCTTGGGCAGCCATTGCGAGCAAACCGGCCAAGCCCCAGCAACTGAAAGTGAAGAGCAAGCCGGGGATGCCCTTGGCTGGAGGCACCCTGCCCCCACCACCCATCAAACACAACATGGACATTGGCACCTGGGATAATAAGGGGCCTGTGACTAAAGTAGCCTCACCACTGCCGCCCCACCAACAGCAGCAGCCTCCGCTCCACTCCCAGGGTCACCTACCATCTCACCATCATGGGCTCCCTCCCCCACCTCACCCCCCTATGCCGTCTGCCCAATCACTTGCTCAGCAGATGGTGATGCAGGGTCCGCCCCCTCCACAGCCTTACCAGAACCACACCCCTGCTCCTCCCCTTCAAACCCGGTGGATCGCCCCACGTAACCGTAACCCTGGTTATGGTGGGGGTGGCAGCATGGACAGTAGTGGCTCATCAAGCGGTGGAGGAGTCGGCAATGGTGGTGGCGGCGGACCTCCAGGTTCCGGTGCTATTGAATCCCACCCGGTCCTTGAAAAGTTGCGTGCGGCACACAGCTACAATCCCAAGGACTTTGATTGGAACCTGAAAAATGGGCGGGTTTTCATCATTAAGAGCTACTCTGAGGACGACATCCACCGCTCCATCAAGTACTCCATCTGGTGCAGCACGGAACACGGTAACAAGCGGCTGGATTCTGCATTTCGCGGCATCAACGGCAAGGGTCCTGTCTATCTGCTGTTCAGTGTCAACGGCAGCGGACACTTCTGCGGCGTGGCAGAGATGCGCTCACCTGTAGACTACGGCACCAGTGCCGGcgtttgggcacaggacaaatgGAAGGGCAAATTTGATGTGGACTGGCTGTTTGTTAAAGACGTGCCCAACAGCCAGCTCAGGCACATCCGTCTAGAGAACAATGACAACAAGCCCGTGACCAACTCCCGTGACACGCAGGAGGTGCCTCTGGAGAAGGCCAAGCAGGTGCTGAAGATCATCGCCACCTACAAACACACCACCTCCATCTTCGATGACTTCTCACACTACGAGAAAcggcaggaagaggaagaggtggTAAGAAAG GATGGATTGGCCATCATTGAGCACTGCAAACACATGTAA